In the genome of Daucus carota subsp. sativus chromosome 9, DH1 v3.0, whole genome shotgun sequence, the window AGTCGAACCAGAGCAAGCATCGCTTGCTTTCATGGTTCCAATCAACAATTTTAGACTTCATTCTCCAAGTAAGTATTGGAGCTGAGAGTTTAGACATGAAATTACGATATTTGGACTTATGAGCCGACTTGCAAGATCTACAAGACAAGCCAAAGGCCTACAATCAAAACTTTTATCatgataaacaaaataacaaataatgCAAAGACAGAACAGAAGACAAGCAGCTGAATAGCAGCCAGGGGAGTGGCTGACACTGTTATCCCCTTGCTTTAAAAGTCCTTTGAACAGCTCTGAATGCATTATGTTGCTGTCCAGAGCTTAGCTGTTGCATTGCAAATGATTCAAATATTCTACTACTATCATTTAAAAAGCATATCCAGCATTCAAAGCATTACAAATGGTCCCCTACTCATCAAATCTATATCTCCAACCACTATTCACTTGCCTTCCCTCCTTCCAAAATGAGACAAATTTTGTATCTCTCTTCCCTCCTGCAAACTTACTCACACCACACATCTACAACCACCGGTATAAACACAGTAGCCGGTGCACGAGGATCCCACATTAGCTGTACAGCGTGCTATGTTATACATTCCGAGGATAGTTTCAAGGAGTTCAGACCCATATTCTAACATGTAGACACTTGACTATCACGTCAATGACAAACTTTTAACTGAATGTATATTCCATATTGAATCTAAGAACTCAGTGTAAGCgacataaaaatattgaaatgcaTCTACAGGGCTAGACCAATATTCTTGCTAAGTTTATATACTGGAGCCGCAAGGAGAATGTCCCCATATACACAACATTATTATCCCTGAGGAGGCTGGTTTAGGGAGTTCAAACCCATAATTCAGCTACTAAACACCTTCATTGTCGCACCAAATACAACCTTCGCCTATATAATATGCCATTTGAGTCCAAGAACTCTATGTAAGAGAGCTGATAACATTAAAATGTTAAATGCATCAAACGTTGAGTACCAGAAAATATTCTTTGTTTAACCATATATATAAGCACACAAGTACTCAAATTCACCAAAACCAAAAACGGAGCATAACAAATGAAAGATTATCCTGAAGGAACACAATCTGTTTCCacaaataagtatataatattgattatatGTATAAACATAACATAGGTTAATCAATACAATTGATGAAATTAGCATATAGACAAAGCCAGGCACCAGTCCTTTGGCCCAGGAATTTTATCAATACGATTCTGTCTTCCTCTCCTTCGGGGAAAGAAGTCAATCAATACAAAGTTGCTATTACACAACATTATCTTTACAAACTACAAAGGGTGAAGTTCAAACACATGGGTGCCAGTGATACACAATGCAGATACATCTCTATGATGAACTATGCCTGTGAAAATAAGCAAATCATCTCCTATAAGATGAATCCCGTTGAAAAGCACGATCCAGGTGAAGCTAGGATCAACAAGGTAGTAATTAGTAATAGAATGACAATTAAACAAACTTCAACtagttgaaaaaaaattacttcAAGCATTAGGTAAAGCTTCTGAAGTACTGGTGCCTGTATTCAATTGATCTATTGAACAGTCAGAACACACAAAATTTTTCATCTCAGCCATCACGGTGTAAAAGTGGTCATTGTTGGGCAACAAGTAAAACCCTATTGTTGCCTTGTCCAAATATAGAAGTTTAACCTCTTGACCAGCCTTCTTAAGTCCATCTGCATAAGCTAACTGCCAATCCTGAACAAGGTCTAAACCAGCAACGACAACAAGACTTTTCGGGAACTTCATTCCAACGATGCTTGTAGCCTTAGGACCAAAAGGATTACATGCAGGATGATCTCTATCTTCCCCTTCAGGAAGAAATGCTCTCCAATACCAATCTCTGTCTCTAACAGTGACAAAGTATTTCCCATCTAGTCGCTTCTCTGATTCAGTTCTCTCTTCCCCGCCAAACATTGGATTGAGTAGTATATTTCCGATCACTTCAATTCCTGATTCCGCTGCTTTCAAAGCAACATTGTGAACAATATTACCACCAGAGCTATCACCAGCCAAAAATATATGAACTTTAGAATCCCGACTTTGAAGCCATGTCTTTGAATGAACCCACCTAAGTGCAGTCCAGCCGTCATCATAGGCACAAGGGTAAGGGTCCTCGGGAGCACGCCGATAATTTACTGATATCACGACAGCATTACAAAGGCCTACTAAACGTCGACATAGACTGTCATAGATAGCACTGTTTGAAGAAGAATGTGCAAAACTTCCCCCATGGAAAAAGATAATGACAGGGACTATATCGGAGTTCAAGGGCTTCTCAAGATCAGCATACCTAGGTGCTTCCTCTGCAGCTTCTGCTGGTCGATAGATTCTGGTAAGCAGGCTTGTTGGACGGTCAATAATCATATCGAAAGAAAAAACACCATTCACAGGATTTAAATTAGACGGGACCTTCCTGTCAAGAAACTCAGCCAAGTGACGGTTGAAAGTCCCATCAGGTCGACGGAGAAGATTGTATGCCAACTTGAAATTGGAGATGAGGATCCATGTATTGAGTGGAACCACCATCTATACACAAAGCACAGTTTATAACTGAAATTTTGTATAAACTCATGAAAACCTGCACCTATAAATAGTAAATTTCACAATCTATTTTTCCAAGCTAATGCTTATATGgctttatatatataggtatCCCAGATgatctaaaatttaaatgaaaactgtGAAACTACAAAACTGCAAATGATACTTTCCTGCCTTCCTGGGCTAAAatgaacaaaataatttttcatagaTAGCTTCAACTAGctagaaagaaacaaaaaaaaataagcagGAGCAATACAGACCCTGACCTATATCGAAACCTAAAATCTACTAAAAAAAGCTCTGAAATTGGAAATTTATAAGCTCCAAACAAGATTAGCAGGATTCAACTTTATTAGCCATATACTAAAAACCTAAAATACTATTAGTACTATTATATTTACTTAATTAGAAAGGTAAGTTCCATATTTTTTAATGCACTAGCCTTTGAATTACACTAATCTATCAACAAATTCTCAAACAACATCTATTCTATCTAAAGATCAAAACTTTACACCAAGAAAACAAAAACCTCAAATACCCATGTATCAAATCAATATTTAACAACAAACCCatgaatcaaaatttaaaaacaccACAACTAAATCAAGAACTCACATACCTTTGATTCATTAACATTAACTTCATTAGTCCCAGACCCTGACATTCCACTACTGTTTCAACAACAATCCCACCAACAAAACACAGTCTTTTCCTCAAAATCAATTCACTTCCATAAAGATCACATTTCTAATCACCATAATTCCATAAAAGTATAATCTTCTCTCCTaacatacacatatatgtgtAAGTATATATAAAGATCTA includes:
- the LOC108203140 gene encoding gibberellin receptor GID1C isoform X1, whose product is MSGSGTNEVNVNESKMVVPLNTWILISNFKLAYNLLRRPDGTFNRHLAEFLDRKVPSNLNPVNGVFSFDMIIDRPTSLLTRIYRPAEAAEEAPRYADLEKPLNSDIVPVIIFFHGGSFAHSSSNSAIYDSLCRRLVGLCNAVVISVNYRRAPEDPYPCAYDDGWTALRWVHSKTWLQSRDSKVHIFLAGDSSGGNIVHNVALKAAESGIEVIGNILLNPMFGGEERTESEKRLDGKYFVTVRDRDWYWRAFLPEGEDRDHPACNPFGPKATSIVGMKFPKSLVVVAGLDLVQDWQLAYADGLKKAGQEVKLLYLDKATIGFYLLPNNDHFYTVMAEMKNFVCSDCSIDQLNTGTSTSEALPNA
- the LOC108203140 gene encoding gibberellin receptor GID1C isoform X2, whose translation is MVVPLNTWILISNFKLAYNLLRRPDGTFNRHLAEFLDRKVPSNLNPVNGVFSFDMIIDRPTSLLTRIYRPAEAAEEAPRYADLEKPLNSDIVPVIIFFHGGSFAHSSSNSAIYDSLCRRLVGLCNAVVISVNYRRAPEDPYPCAYDDGWTALRWVHSKTWLQSRDSKVHIFLAGDSSGGNIVHNVALKAAESGIEVIGNILLNPMFGGEERTESEKRLDGKYFVTVRDRDWYWRAFLPEGEDRDHPACNPFGPKATSIVGMKFPKSLVVVAGLDLVQDWQLAYADGLKKAGQEVKLLYLDKATIGFYLLPNNDHFYTVMAEMKNFVCSDCSIDQLNTGTSTSEALPNA